From a region of the Triticum aestivum cultivar Chinese Spring chromosome 7D, IWGSC CS RefSeq v2.1, whole genome shotgun sequence genome:
- the LOC123165668 gene encoding uncharacterized protein yields the protein MSKARNALVVTGLVIFAGTGLAFPFYFVKSKNRPIIDSTKPLPPQATFRGPYVNTGSRDIGPDHTEYPKK from the exons ATGTCCAAGGCACGCAACGCCTTAGTTGTCACTGGGTTGGTGATCTTTGCTGGTACTGGCCTAGCATTTCCCTTCTACTTTGT GAAATCAAAGAACAGGCCTATTATTGATTCAACGAAGCCTCTGCCACCGCAGGCTACTTTCCGAGGACCGTATGTGAACACTGGATCGCGCGACATAGGGCCTGATCACACCGAGTACCCCAAGAAGTGA